A region from the bacterium genome encodes:
- a CDS encoding cysteine desulfurase, with protein MKKPIYLDYASSTPVDFEVVESMEPYLEKYFGNPSCSHLFGIETKNPMEHARKQVAELLGCQPDEIVFTGGVTESNNHAIKGTAFAYQNRGKHIISTTIEHPSITRCCKFLELFGFTTTYIPVDKYGVVDVKQLEKSITDQTILVSVMHVNNQIGTIQPLDEISRITRKYGIILHSDATQSVGKVALNVKMPEIDIVSTSGHKSYAPKGVGALYIRNGVQIENLIHGSKQEKGRRAGTENVQGIVGLGKAYEIAGRDWEKNVSNMKEMKELLYKELKRNFKEIHLNGHLEKSSPDILNISFKGMTSGELYNKMKDFVAVTPDTSYVLDAINLSEEWKKCAIRFSVGKRTTKNEIIEAVSIIKKILDSAS; from the coding sequence ATGAAAAAACCTATATACCTTGATTACGCTTCTTCAACACCAGTTGATTTTGAAGTGGTAGAATCTATGGAGCCGTACCTTGAAAAGTATTTTGGTAACCCTTCTTGTTCTCATTTGTTTGGGATAGAGACGAAAAATCCAATGGAGCACGCCAGAAAACAGGTGGCAGAATTACTGGGCTGTCAGCCCGATGAAATAGTCTTTACAGGCGGTGTAACCGAATCTAATAACCACGCTATTAAGGGTACTGCTTTTGCTTATCAGAATAGAGGGAAACATATTATCAGCACCACAATAGAACATCCTTCCATCACAAGGTGTTGCAAATTTCTTGAGTTGTTCGGGTTCACCACAACATATATTCCAGTAGATAAATACGGAGTAGTTGATGTAAAACAACTGGAAAAGAGTATCACAGACCAGACTATCCTTGTTAGTGTTATGCACGTTAATAACCAGATAGGCACAATACAACCGTTAGATGAAATATCAAGAATAACAAGAAAATACGGTATTATCTTGCATAGCGATGCTACCCAATCTGTAGGGAAGGTGGCACTTAATGTTAAAATGCCAGAGATTGATATAGTTTCAACCTCTGGGCATAAATCTTACGCCCCTAAAGGTGTAGGTGCATTATATATCAGAAACGGGGTCCAGATTGAAAACCTTATCCACGGTTCTAAACAAGAAAAAGGTCGACGGGCTGGAACAGAAAATGTTCAAGGTATTGTAGGGTTAGGAAAAGCCTATGAAATTGCAGGTAGAGATTGGGAAAAAAATGTGTCAAATATGAAAGAGATGAAAGAATTGCTATATAAAGAATTGAAAAGAAATTTTAAAGAAATACATCTCAACGGACATCTTGAAAAATCTTCCCCTGATATTTTAAACATAAGTTTTAAAGGTATGACATCGGGAGAACTGTATAATAAAATGAAAGATTTTGTTGCCGTAACACCAGATACTTCTTATGTTCTTGATGCAATAAATCTTTCAGAGGAATGGAAAAAATGTGCTATAAGGTTTTCTGTCGGGAAAAGGACCACAAAAAATGAAATAATTGAAGCCGTATCAATTATAAAAAAAATATTGGATTCTGCGTCTTAA